One window of the Arthrobacter sp. zg-Y919 genome contains the following:
- a CDS encoding Lrp/AsnC family transcriptional regulator, translating to MPTDALDARIVTLFTDNPRMSVLEASRRLSVARATVQARLDRMQETGVIAGWGPRIDAEALGYDVVAYCSLTIRQDTGHDAVVAALSRIPEIQEVHTVSGESDLLARVAARSNSDLQRVIDAIVATNTVLRTSSVIVLNTHFQGRMLPLLHAAAAPEA from the coding sequence ATGCCCACCGACGCGCTGGACGCCCGTATCGTCACCCTGTTCACCGACAACCCCCGGATGTCGGTGCTGGAGGCCTCGCGCCGGCTCTCAGTCGCCCGGGCCACGGTGCAGGCACGCCTGGACCGGATGCAGGAAACAGGCGTCATCGCCGGCTGGGGTCCGCGGATCGACGCCGAGGCGCTGGGCTACGACGTCGTCGCCTACTGCTCGCTCACCATCCGCCAGGACACCGGCCATGACGCCGTGGTCGCGGCGCTGTCCCGGATTCCGGAAATCCAGGAGGTGCATACCGTGTCGGGGGAGAGCGACCTGCTGGCCCGGGTTGCCGCGCGGTCCAATTCGGACCTGCAGCGGGTGATCGACGCGATCGTGGCCACCAACACCGTCCTGCGGACCTCCTCGGTCATTGTGCTGAACACGCACTTCCAGGGGCGGATGCTGCCGCTGCTGCACGCTGCGGCAGCCCCGGAGGCCTGA
- a CDS encoding amino acid permease, with protein MPSSTRPSSADTALPAGEPSGTRKMQPRHLVLMSLGSAIGTGLFVGSGEGIAAAGPAVLISFLIAGTMVILIMRMMGEMAAADPSSGAFSVYAEKALGRTAGTTVGWMWWFQIVIVIAAEATAAAAIVASLVPGVEQWVLALAFIIVFTAVNLAGAASLGEFEYWFAILKVAAIIIFLGVGVAFVAGLLPGVPSPGTSNLFGNGGFMPNGLTGVASGLLLVVFAFGGTEIITIAAADTEEPSKNIAGAINSVIWRILVFYIGSVLVMVTVLPWDSEALSTGPFVAVLHAAQVPGADTVMAVVIVIALLSAMNANLYGASRMIYSLGERGRAPAALGRLGSGGVPRRAVLASVVFGFIAVVLNYLYPETVLMILLNTVGSTCLVVWGISIVSQIILRKRAEAAGVELSFKMWAFPWLSYFALALLAGIVILGFFDPDVRVQLLATAALSALLVLLAWSFERRSAAKARTSPRNPAA; from the coding sequence ATGCCCAGTTCCACCCGCCCGTCCAGCGCTGATACTGCACTTCCGGCGGGGGAACCGTCCGGTACGCGGAAGATGCAGCCGAGGCACCTCGTCCTGATGAGCCTGGGCAGTGCCATCGGCACCGGCCTCTTCGTGGGCTCCGGGGAAGGCATTGCAGCAGCCGGTCCCGCCGTGCTGATCTCCTTCCTGATCGCCGGAACCATGGTGATTCTCATCATGCGCATGATGGGCGAGATGGCTGCGGCCGACCCCAGCAGCGGGGCGTTTTCCGTGTATGCGGAGAAAGCCCTGGGACGTACGGCCGGCACCACTGTCGGGTGGATGTGGTGGTTCCAGATCGTGATCGTCATAGCCGCGGAGGCCACGGCCGCTGCCGCCATCGTCGCCTCCCTGGTTCCCGGCGTCGAACAGTGGGTGCTGGCCCTTGCCTTCATCATCGTGTTTACCGCCGTCAACCTGGCCGGGGCTGCCAGCCTGGGTGAATTCGAGTACTGGTTCGCGATCCTCAAGGTTGCGGCAATCATTATCTTCCTGGGCGTCGGCGTTGCCTTCGTGGCCGGCCTGCTGCCCGGTGTCCCGTCACCGGGCACCTCCAACCTCTTCGGCAACGGCGGCTTTATGCCCAACGGGCTGACCGGCGTGGCCTCGGGCCTGCTGCTGGTGGTGTTCGCCTTCGGCGGCACCGAGATCATCACCATCGCGGCGGCGGACACCGAAGAGCCGTCCAAGAACATTGCCGGGGCCATCAACTCGGTCATCTGGCGGATCCTGGTCTTCTACATCGGCTCCGTCCTGGTGATGGTCACCGTGCTGCCCTGGGACAGCGAAGCCCTCAGCACCGGCCCCTTCGTGGCCGTCCTGCACGCCGCCCAGGTACCCGGCGCGGACACGGTCATGGCCGTCGTGATCGTCATTGCGCTGCTGTCCGCCATGAATGCGAACCTGTACGGCGCGTCCCGGATGATCTACTCCCTGGGCGAGCGCGGCCGGGCACCGGCAGCCCTGGGCCGGCTCGGGTCCGGAGGGGTGCCGCGCCGCGCGGTGCTGGCGTCAGTGGTCTTCGGCTTTATTGCCGTGGTGCTGAACTACCTTTACCCCGAGACGGTGCTGATGATCCTGCTCAACACCGTCGGTTCCACCTGCCTGGTGGTCTGGGGCATCTCCATCGTTTCGCAGATCATCCTGCGCAAGCGCGCGGAAGCGGCCGGCGTCGAACTCAGCTTCAAGATGTGGGCCTTCCCCTGGCTCTCCTACTTCGCCCTCGCCCTGCTGGCGGGCATTGTCATTCTCGGGTTCTTCGATCCCGACGTCCGCGTCCAGCTCCTGGCGACGGCGGCGCTGAGCGCGCTGCTGGTGCTGCTGGCCTGGTCCTTCGAGCGCCGAAGCGCCGCCAAGGCCCGCACCTCGCCCCGCAACCCGGCGGCATAG
- a CDS encoding thiamine pyrophosphate-dependent enzyme produces the protein MDNNLQPAALPAEELRQLYRLVTAVRQLDLAAIAWQRQGIIPGYAPELGQEAAQVGSAFAMDPELDFVFPTYREMGVALTMGVDMTAYMSTHKASWHGGLYDPVQTRLAPIQAVVGGSVLHAVGWAHGQTLSGTRGVALTYFGDGASSQGDVHEAMNFAGVLKAPVIFFVQNNCWAISLPTEAQVAGGTVAARAAGYGIKAITVDGNDAAAVVLATREAAAHARAGHGPVLIEAMTYRRGPHSTSDDPGRYRSLEEERRDAGADPVQLLADRLLAEGIADRGFLDTALQDANANADRVREGVMQLGTRPGSEMFDFVFAEPTEALKAQARAWREESEHV, from the coding sequence ATGGACAATAATCTGCAACCTGCGGCCCTGCCCGCGGAGGAACTCCGGCAGCTTTACCGCCTGGTCACCGCCGTCCGGCAGCTGGACCTCGCCGCAATCGCCTGGCAGCGCCAGGGCATCATCCCCGGCTACGCCCCGGAACTGGGCCAGGAAGCCGCCCAGGTGGGCAGCGCTTTCGCCATGGACCCCGAACTGGACTTCGTTTTCCCCACCTACCGGGAAATGGGGGTTGCCCTGACCATGGGCGTGGACATGACCGCCTATATGTCCACCCACAAGGCCAGCTGGCACGGCGGCCTTTACGATCCGGTGCAGACCCGGCTTGCTCCGATCCAGGCAGTGGTCGGCGGATCAGTGCTGCACGCCGTGGGCTGGGCACACGGCCAGACCCTCTCCGGCACGCGCGGCGTCGCCCTGACCTATTTCGGCGACGGCGCGAGCTCGCAGGGCGATGTCCATGAAGCGATGAACTTCGCCGGCGTGCTGAAAGCACCGGTCATTTTCTTTGTCCAGAACAACTGCTGGGCCATTTCGCTGCCCACCGAGGCCCAGGTGGCCGGCGGCACCGTCGCCGCCCGTGCCGCCGGGTACGGCATCAAAGCCATCACGGTGGACGGCAACGACGCCGCCGCCGTCGTCCTCGCCACCCGCGAGGCCGCCGCGCATGCCCGCGCGGGGCACGGACCCGTGCTGATCGAGGCCATGACCTACCGCCGCGGCCCGCACTCCACCAGTGACGACCCGGGCAGGTACCGCAGCCTGGAGGAGGAGCGCCGCGACGCCGGCGCCGACCCGGTCCAGCTGCTCGCCGACCGGCTCCTGGCCGAGGGAATCGCGGACCGCGGCTTCCTCGACACCGCGCTGCAGGACGCCAACGCCAATGCCGACCGCGTCCGCGAAGGGGTTATGCAGCTGGGAACCAGGCCCGGATCCGAAATGTTCGACTTCGTTTTCGCCGAACCCACCGAAGCACTGAAGGCCCAGGCCCGCGCCTGGCGGGAGGAATCCGAACATGTCTGA
- a CDS encoding alpha-ketoacid dehydrogenase subunit beta — MQAALNRALAEILAEDPKAVVLGEDVGRLGGVFRITDGLQQRFGADRVFDTPLAESGILGMSVGLAMAGFRPIPEVQFDGFAYPAVNQIITQLARMNYRSRGTLPMPVTLRVPSFGGIRAPEHHGESLEALFAHVPGLKVVSPSSPHEAYHLLKHSVARPDPVIFMEPKSRYWQKGDVALDDAGPLEGAKVVRPGKHVTLVAWGAMVARCLAVAELAAEDGIEVEVLDLRWLKPIDADGLAASVARTRRAVVVHEAPLTSGLGAEVAALITERCFDTLRAPVGRVTGFDVPYPSGDLEDEYIPNIDRILFGIQRVLEYRRG, encoded by the coding sequence ATGCAGGCGGCCCTGAACCGCGCCCTGGCCGAAATCCTGGCGGAGGATCCCAAAGCCGTGGTCCTGGGTGAGGACGTGGGACGGCTCGGCGGCGTCTTCCGCATCACCGACGGCCTGCAGCAGCGCTTCGGCGCCGACCGCGTCTTTGACACCCCGTTAGCTGAATCCGGCATCCTCGGCATGTCGGTGGGACTGGCGATGGCCGGTTTCCGCCCCATTCCCGAAGTGCAGTTCGACGGCTTCGCCTACCCGGCCGTGAACCAGATCATCACCCAGCTGGCCCGGATGAACTACCGCAGCCGCGGCACCCTGCCGATGCCGGTGACCCTGCGGGTGCCCAGCTTCGGCGGCATCCGCGCCCCCGAACACCACGGCGAATCCCTCGAAGCGCTGTTCGCCCATGTGCCGGGACTCAAGGTGGTCTCACCGTCCAGCCCGCATGAGGCCTACCACCTGCTGAAGCACTCCGTGGCACGTCCGGACCCGGTCATCTTCATGGAACCGAAGTCCCGGTACTGGCAGAAGGGCGACGTGGCCCTTGACGACGCCGGCCCCCTGGAGGGCGCCAAGGTGGTCCGCCCGGGCAAACACGTCACGCTGGTGGCGTGGGGTGCCATGGTGGCCCGCTGCCTCGCCGTGGCCGAACTGGCTGCCGAGGACGGGATCGAGGTGGAGGTCCTGGACCTGCGCTGGCTGAAGCCGATCGACGCCGACGGACTGGCGGCCTCGGTGGCACGGACCCGGCGCGCCGTCGTCGTCCATGAAGCGCCGCTGACCTCCGGCCTGGGCGCCGAGGTGGCCGCCCTGATCACCGAACGCTGCTTCGACACCCTGCGCGCACCGGTTGGGCGGGTCACGGGATTCGACGTACCGTATCCCTCAGGCGATCTTGAAGACGAATACATTCCGAACATCGACCGCATCCTGTTCGGAATCCAGCGAGTATTGGAGTACCGGCGTGGCTGA
- a CDS encoding biotin/lipoyl-containing protein — MAEIPFPLPDLGEGLIEATVLEWLVAEGDQVERNQPLVEVETSKSAVELPSPQAGRVARTYGEPGEKINVGEPLIVFEVPDNTAGIVGTVPSEAPARRRVRLTAVPDED, encoded by the coding sequence GTGGCTGAAATCCCCTTCCCCCTTCCCGACCTCGGCGAAGGCCTCATCGAAGCGACCGTGCTGGAATGGCTGGTGGCCGAGGGCGATCAGGTGGAACGCAACCAGCCGCTCGTGGAGGTGGAAACCTCCAAATCCGCTGTTGAGCTGCCGTCCCCGCAGGCCGGACGCGTGGCACGCACGTACGGCGAACCCGGTGAAAAAATCAACGTGGGCGAGCCGCTGATCGTCTTCGAAGTGCCGGACAACACGGCCGGCATCGTCGGCACGGTCCCCTCGGAGGCACCGGCCCGGCGCCGGGTCCGCCTGACCGCCGTTCCGGACGAGGACTAG